From Vidua macroura isolate BioBank_ID:100142 chromosome 8, ASM2450914v1, whole genome shotgun sequence, one genomic window encodes:
- the ACADSB gene encoding short/branched chain specific acyl-CoA dehydrogenase, mitochondrial isoform X1, with translation MAAAAGAWLRGCAKQLRRHMPARWAPWRVSPCVFRSSKSELKPNVANDGLVYAPLQTFTEEEAMLKDMVTKFAQERVAPFVQKMDENAKMEESIVQGLFEQGLMSIELGEEYGGTGASFFSIILAVEELAKVDPAVALVCELQNTLTNKLFTTYGTEEQKRTYLPRVSKDTLGSFCLSEAGSGSDAFSLKTRAEKKGDYYIINGSKMWISLAEDAGVFFVMANTNPSSGYRGITCFVVDRNTEGLHVGKKEDKLGIRACSTCPVTFDNVKVPESNILGEVGQGYKYAIGMLNTGRIGIAAQMLGLAQGCFDRTVPYTKERVQFGKSVFDFQGMQHQIAQVATQLEAARLLTYNAARLAEAGRPAIKEASMAKYFTAEVATLTTSKCIEWMGGVGFTKNYPIEKYYRDCKIGTIYEGTSNIQLSTIAKFLAQEY, from the exons atggcggcggcggcgggagcttGGCTGAGGGGCTGCGCGAAG CAGCTGAGAAGACACATGCCAGCACGCTGGGCTCCTTGGAGAGTTTCTCCCTGTGTTTTTAGATCCTCCAAATCAGAACTCAAGCCAAACGTAGCCAATGATGGACTTGTCTATGCTCCACTTCAAACGTTCACTGAAGAGGAGGCCATGCTGAAAGACATGG TGACCAAATTTGCCCAGGAACGAGTTGCACCTTTCGTGCAAAAAATGGATGAGAATGCGAAAATGGAAGAGTCCATCGTACAGGGATTGTTTGAACAAGGG CTGATGAGTATTGAGCTTGGGGAAGAATATGGAGGAACTGgagcttcatttttttcaatCATATTAGCAGTGGAAGAATTGGCCAAAGttgatccagctgtggctcttgTGTGTGAACTCCAAAACACTCTAACAAATAAGTTGTTTACCACCTATGGGACAGAAGAACAAAAGAGAACTTACCTGCCCAGGGTGTCCAAAGATACA TTAGGGAGTTTCTGTCTTTCGGAGGCTGGGTCTGGCAGTGATGCTTTTTCCTTGAAGACTCGAGCTGAAAAGAAGGGAGACTACTACATTATCAATGGCTCAAAGATGTGGATTAGCTTAGCAGAAGATGCAGGAGTTTTCTTTGTCATGGCAAATACAAACCCATCCTCA GGCTACAGAGGAATTACATGCTTCGTAGTGGATCGCAACACAGAGGGGCTTCACGTGGGGAAAAAGGAGGACAAGCTGGGAATCAGAGCATGTTCCACCTGCCCAGTCACCTTTGACAATGTGAAG gttCCTGAGAGCAATATCCTGGGAGAAGTTGGCCAAGGCTATAAATATGCCATTGGAATGCTCAATACTGGCAGGATAGGGATTGCTGCACAG ATGTTAGGACTGGCCCAGGGGTGTTTTGACCGTACAGTTCCCTACACAAAGGAGAGAGTCCAGTTTGGGAAAAGCGTGTTTGATTTCCAG GGGATGCAGCACCAGATTGCGCAGGTGGCCACgcagctggaggcagccaggctgctgacCTACAACGCGGCGCGGCTGGCGGAGGCGGGCAGGCCGGCCATCAAGGAGGCCAGCATGGCCAAGTACTTCACTGCTGAG GTTGCAACACTGACAACCAGTAAATGCATTGAATGGATGGGAGGTGTTGGATTCACCAAAAATTACCCAATAGAAAAGTATTACCGTGACTGCAAGATCG GTACAATATATGAAGGAACTTCAAATATCCAGTTGAGTACAATTGCAAAATTCTTAGCACAAGAGTACTGA
- the ACADSB gene encoding short/branched chain specific acyl-CoA dehydrogenase, mitochondrial isoform X2 produces MAAAAGAWLRGCAKLRRHMPARWAPWRVSPCVFRSSKSELKPNVANDGLVYAPLQTFTEEEAMLKDMVTKFAQERVAPFVQKMDENAKMEESIVQGLFEQGLMSIELGEEYGGTGASFFSIILAVEELAKVDPAVALVCELQNTLTNKLFTTYGTEEQKRTYLPRVSKDTLGSFCLSEAGSGSDAFSLKTRAEKKGDYYIINGSKMWISLAEDAGVFFVMANTNPSSGYRGITCFVVDRNTEGLHVGKKEDKLGIRACSTCPVTFDNVKVPESNILGEVGQGYKYAIGMLNTGRIGIAAQMLGLAQGCFDRTVPYTKERVQFGKSVFDFQGMQHQIAQVATQLEAARLLTYNAARLAEAGRPAIKEASMAKYFTAEVATLTTSKCIEWMGGVGFTKNYPIEKYYRDCKIGTIYEGTSNIQLSTIAKFLAQEY; encoded by the exons atggcggcggcggcgggagcttGGCTGAGGGGCTGCGCGAAG CTGAGAAGACACATGCCAGCACGCTGGGCTCCTTGGAGAGTTTCTCCCTGTGTTTTTAGATCCTCCAAATCAGAACTCAAGCCAAACGTAGCCAATGATGGACTTGTCTATGCTCCACTTCAAACGTTCACTGAAGAGGAGGCCATGCTGAAAGACATGG TGACCAAATTTGCCCAGGAACGAGTTGCACCTTTCGTGCAAAAAATGGATGAGAATGCGAAAATGGAAGAGTCCATCGTACAGGGATTGTTTGAACAAGGG CTGATGAGTATTGAGCTTGGGGAAGAATATGGAGGAACTGgagcttcatttttttcaatCATATTAGCAGTGGAAGAATTGGCCAAAGttgatccagctgtggctcttgTGTGTGAACTCCAAAACACTCTAACAAATAAGTTGTTTACCACCTATGGGACAGAAGAACAAAAGAGAACTTACCTGCCCAGGGTGTCCAAAGATACA TTAGGGAGTTTCTGTCTTTCGGAGGCTGGGTCTGGCAGTGATGCTTTTTCCTTGAAGACTCGAGCTGAAAAGAAGGGAGACTACTACATTATCAATGGCTCAAAGATGTGGATTAGCTTAGCAGAAGATGCAGGAGTTTTCTTTGTCATGGCAAATACAAACCCATCCTCA GGCTACAGAGGAATTACATGCTTCGTAGTGGATCGCAACACAGAGGGGCTTCACGTGGGGAAAAAGGAGGACAAGCTGGGAATCAGAGCATGTTCCACCTGCCCAGTCACCTTTGACAATGTGAAG gttCCTGAGAGCAATATCCTGGGAGAAGTTGGCCAAGGCTATAAATATGCCATTGGAATGCTCAATACTGGCAGGATAGGGATTGCTGCACAG ATGTTAGGACTGGCCCAGGGGTGTTTTGACCGTACAGTTCCCTACACAAAGGAGAGAGTCCAGTTTGGGAAAAGCGTGTTTGATTTCCAG GGGATGCAGCACCAGATTGCGCAGGTGGCCACgcagctggaggcagccaggctgctgacCTACAACGCGGCGCGGCTGGCGGAGGCGGGCAGGCCGGCCATCAAGGAGGCCAGCATGGCCAAGTACTTCACTGCTGAG GTTGCAACACTGACAACCAGTAAATGCATTGAATGGATGGGAGGTGTTGGATTCACCAAAAATTACCCAATAGAAAAGTATTACCGTGACTGCAAGATCG GTACAATATATGAAGGAACTTCAAATATCCAGTTGAGTACAATTGCAAAATTCTTAGCACAAGAGTACTGA
- the ACADSB gene encoding short/branched chain specific acyl-CoA dehydrogenase, mitochondrial isoform X3: protein MAAAAGAWLRGCAKQLRRHMPARWAPWRVSPCVFRSSKSELKPNVANDGLVYAPLQTFTEEEAMLKDMVTKFAQERVAPFVQKMDENAKMEESIVQGLFEQGLMSIELGEEYGGTGASFFSIILAVEELAKVDPAVALVCELQNTLTNKLFTTYGTEEQKRTYLPRVSKDTLGSFCLSEAGSGSDAFSLKTRAEKKGDYYIINGSKMWISLAEDAGVFFVMANTNPSSGYRGITCFVVDRNTEGLHVGKKEDKLGIRACSTCPVTFDNVKVPESNILGEVGQGYKYAIGMLNTGRIGIAAQMLGLAQGCFDRTVPYTKERVQFGKSVFDFQSAGAFRGEQNGCCWELQWGCGSV from the exons atggcggcggcggcgggagcttGGCTGAGGGGCTGCGCGAAG CAGCTGAGAAGACACATGCCAGCACGCTGGGCTCCTTGGAGAGTTTCTCCCTGTGTTTTTAGATCCTCCAAATCAGAACTCAAGCCAAACGTAGCCAATGATGGACTTGTCTATGCTCCACTTCAAACGTTCACTGAAGAGGAGGCCATGCTGAAAGACATGG TGACCAAATTTGCCCAGGAACGAGTTGCACCTTTCGTGCAAAAAATGGATGAGAATGCGAAAATGGAAGAGTCCATCGTACAGGGATTGTTTGAACAAGGG CTGATGAGTATTGAGCTTGGGGAAGAATATGGAGGAACTGgagcttcatttttttcaatCATATTAGCAGTGGAAGAATTGGCCAAAGttgatccagctgtggctcttgTGTGTGAACTCCAAAACACTCTAACAAATAAGTTGTTTACCACCTATGGGACAGAAGAACAAAAGAGAACTTACCTGCCCAGGGTGTCCAAAGATACA TTAGGGAGTTTCTGTCTTTCGGAGGCTGGGTCTGGCAGTGATGCTTTTTCCTTGAAGACTCGAGCTGAAAAGAAGGGAGACTACTACATTATCAATGGCTCAAAGATGTGGATTAGCTTAGCAGAAGATGCAGGAGTTTTCTTTGTCATGGCAAATACAAACCCATCCTCA GGCTACAGAGGAATTACATGCTTCGTAGTGGATCGCAACACAGAGGGGCTTCACGTGGGGAAAAAGGAGGACAAGCTGGGAATCAGAGCATGTTCCACCTGCCCAGTCACCTTTGACAATGTGAAG gttCCTGAGAGCAATATCCTGGGAGAAGTTGGCCAAGGCTATAAATATGCCATTGGAATGCTCAATACTGGCAGGATAGGGATTGCTGCACAG ATGTTAGGACTGGCCCAGGGGTGTTTTGACCGTACAGTTCCCTACACAAAGGAGAGAGTCCAGTTTGGGAAAAGCGTGTTTGATTTCCAG agtGCAGGTGCATTCCGTGGTGAGCAGAATGGTTGTTGCTGGGAGCtccagtggggctgtggctctgTCTGA
- the IKZF5 gene encoding zinc finger protein Pegasus isoform X1 yields MGEKKAEPLDFVKDFQEYLTQQTHHVNMISGSVTGDKEVETLQGAGTEGDQNGLDHPSVEVSLDENSGMLVDGFERTFDGKLKCRYCNYASKGTARLIEHIRIHTGEKPHRCHLCPFASAYERHLEAHMRSHTGEKPYKCELCSFRCSDRSNLSHHRRRKHKMVPIKGTRSSLSSKKMWGVLQKKTSNLGYSRRALINLSPPSMVVQKPDYLNDFTHEIPNIQTEAYESMTKSTPSGGLPRDPQDLMVDNPLNQLSTLAGQLSSLPPENQNPASPDVVSCQDEKPFMIQQPAAPAVVSAVSANIPQNSSPTSPDSRPAHNQRNYSPVAGPSSDRSAHTSTPSISNSQPSTPAPALPVQDPQLLHHCPHCDMYFADNILYTIHMGCHGFENPFQCNICGCKCKNKYDFACHFARGQHNQH; encoded by the exons ATGGGGGAAAAGAAGGCAGAACCGTTGGATTTTGTGAAAGATTTTCAGGAATATCTGACCCAGCAGACTCACCATGTCAATATGATTTCTGGATCGGTTACTGGTGACAAGGAAGTAGAGACTCTCCAGGGAG CTGGGACAGAAGGTGATCAGAATGGTCTGGATCATCCTTCTGTTGAAGTTTCACTGGATGAAAACTCAGGAATGTTGGTGGATGGGTTTGAAAGGACTTTTGATGGGAAGTTAAAGTGTCGATACTGTAACTATGCCAGCAAAGGAACAGCACGGCTCATCGAGCACATCAGGATTCACACAG GGGAGAAGCCACACAGGTGCCACCTGTGTCCCTTTGCCTCGGCCTACGAGCGTCACCTGGAGGCTCACATGCGGTCCCACACcggggagaagccctacaagtgTGAGCTGTGCTCCTTCCGCTGCAGCGACCGCAGCAACCTGTCCCACCACCGCCGGCGCAAGCACAAGATGGTGCCCATCAAGGGGACGAGGtcttccctgagcagcaagaAGATGTGGGGGGTTCTGCAGAAGAAGACCAGCAATTTGGGGTACAGCAGAAGAGCATTAATTAATCTGAGTCCGCCTTCCATGGTGGTGCAGAAGCCAGACTACCTTAATGATTTCACCCATGAAATCCCCAATATCCAGACTGAGGCGTACGAGAGCATGACAAAATCCACTCCGAGCGGTGGCTTGCCAAGAGATCCACAAGACCTCATGGTGGATAATCCTTTAAACCAGCTCTCCACGTTAGCAGGACAGTTGTCCAGTTTGCCACCTGAAAACCAAAATCCAGCCTCTCCTGATGTCGTTTCCTGTCAAGACGAAAAGCCTTTCATGATACAGCAGCCTGCTGCACCTGCAGTAGTTTCAGCTGTGTCAGCAAATATTCCTCAGAATTCCTCTCCGACCAGCCCTGATTCGCGGCCCGCACACAATCAGAGGAACTATAGTCCCGTGGCAGGGCCCAGCAGTGACCGCAGTGCCCACACCAGTACTCCCAGTATCAGCAACAGCCAGCCGAGtactccagctccagccctgccagtgcAGGACCCTCAGCTCCTGCACCACTGCCCACACTGTGACATGTACTTTGCAGACAATATCCTTTACACCATCCACATGGGATGCCACGGATTTGAAAATCCTTTCCAGTGTAACATTTGTGGGTGTAAGTGTAAAAACAAGTACGACTTCGCTTGCCACTTTGCGAGAGGCCAACATAATCAACATTGA
- the IKZF5 gene encoding zinc finger protein Pegasus isoform X2 translates to MLVDGFERTFDGKLKCRYCNYASKGTARLIEHIRIHTGEKPHRCHLCPFASAYERHLEAHMRSHTGEKPYKCELCSFRCSDRSNLSHHRRRKHKMVPIKGTRSSLSSKKMWGVLQKKTSNLGYSRRALINLSPPSMVVQKPDYLNDFTHEIPNIQTEAYESMTKSTPSGGLPRDPQDLMVDNPLNQLSTLAGQLSSLPPENQNPASPDVVSCQDEKPFMIQQPAAPAVVSAVSANIPQNSSPTSPDSRPAHNQRNYSPVAGPSSDRSAHTSTPSISNSQPSTPAPALPVQDPQLLHHCPHCDMYFADNILYTIHMGCHGFENPFQCNICGCKCKNKYDFACHFARGQHNQH, encoded by the exons ATGTTGGTGGATGGGTTTGAAAGGACTTTTGATGGGAAGTTAAAGTGTCGATACTGTAACTATGCCAGCAAAGGAACAGCACGGCTCATCGAGCACATCAGGATTCACACAG GGGAGAAGCCACACAGGTGCCACCTGTGTCCCTTTGCCTCGGCCTACGAGCGTCACCTGGAGGCTCACATGCGGTCCCACACcggggagaagccctacaagtgTGAGCTGTGCTCCTTCCGCTGCAGCGACCGCAGCAACCTGTCCCACCACCGCCGGCGCAAGCACAAGATGGTGCCCATCAAGGGGACGAGGtcttccctgagcagcaagaAGATGTGGGGGGTTCTGCAGAAGAAGACCAGCAATTTGGGGTACAGCAGAAGAGCATTAATTAATCTGAGTCCGCCTTCCATGGTGGTGCAGAAGCCAGACTACCTTAATGATTTCACCCATGAAATCCCCAATATCCAGACTGAGGCGTACGAGAGCATGACAAAATCCACTCCGAGCGGTGGCTTGCCAAGAGATCCACAAGACCTCATGGTGGATAATCCTTTAAACCAGCTCTCCACGTTAGCAGGACAGTTGTCCAGTTTGCCACCTGAAAACCAAAATCCAGCCTCTCCTGATGTCGTTTCCTGTCAAGACGAAAAGCCTTTCATGATACAGCAGCCTGCTGCACCTGCAGTAGTTTCAGCTGTGTCAGCAAATATTCCTCAGAATTCCTCTCCGACCAGCCCTGATTCGCGGCCCGCACACAATCAGAGGAACTATAGTCCCGTGGCAGGGCCCAGCAGTGACCGCAGTGCCCACACCAGTACTCCCAGTATCAGCAACAGCCAGCCGAGtactccagctccagccctgccagtgcAGGACCCTCAGCTCCTGCACCACTGCCCACACTGTGACATGTACTTTGCAGACAATATCCTTTACACCATCCACATGGGATGCCACGGATTTGAAAATCCTTTCCAGTGTAACATTTGTGGGTGTAAGTGTAAAAACAAGTACGACTTCGCTTGCCACTTTGCGAGAGGCCAACATAATCAACATTGA
- the PSTK gene encoding L-seryl-tRNA(Sec) kinase → MRTAPAEAAEPAALAAAAEQQQQQRGSGGARVGLCLLCGLPAAGKSTLARGLSRRLRQRPGWACALLAYDELIPPEAFRPRAPGAGPHEPSPLLPGWKQSRRELLQCLEGLLRALLTGAPLPGPAQPGWQRFLGCCRREGLLPAAERGAGAASRPLVLLLDDNFYYQSMRYEVYQLARKYSLGFCQLFLECPVECCLQRNRLRSDPVPEQTIQLMARKIEMPDLRKNTWEQHSLILSSSDCISEDDEQIVNLLATALENPERPNEEDTEQKEAARAICAGSAVHQADQACRRVISEAMQDAKGRSVLPSEMKSLAEELNKLKAEFLEDLRQGKTLKTQYSDPATSVISSFQHEAINVVNKYILK, encoded by the exons ATGCGCACAGCGCCGGCGGAAGCGGCGGAACCGGCAgcgctggcggcggcggcggagcagcagcagcagcaacgggggagcggcggcgctcgggtggggctgtgcctgctgtgCGGGCTGCCCGCGGCCGGCAAGTCCACGCTGGCCCGCGGCCTGAGCCGCCGGCTGCGGCAGCGGCCGGGCTGGGCCTGCGCGCTGCTCGCTTACGACGAGCTCATCCCGCCCGAGGCCTTCCGCCCGCGCGCGCCGGGGGCGGGCCCGCACGAGCCGTCCCCATTG CTGCCCGGCTGGAAGCAGAGCCGCCGcgagctgctgcagtgcctggaggGGCTCCTGCGGGCGCTGCTCACCGGGGCgccgctgcccggccccgcgcagCCGGGCTGGCAGCGCTTCCTGGGCTGCTGCCGCCGGGAGGGGCTGCTGCCCGCCGCGGAGCGGGGCGCCGGAGCCGCCTCCCGGCCGCTCGTCCTCCTGCTGGATGACAACTTTTATTACCAGAGCATGCGCTACGAGGTGTACCAGCTGGCCCGCAAAT ATTCCTTGGGCTTCTGCCAGTTATTCTTAGAGTGTCCAGTGGAAtgctgcctgcagaggaatcGCCTCAGAAGTGATCCTGTGCCTGAGCAGACAATACAATTAATGGCAAGGAAAATAGAAATGCCAGATCTCAGGAAAAAcacctgggagcagcacagcctcatTCTGAGTAGTTCTGATTGCATCTCAGAGGATGA TGAGCAGATCGTGAACTTGCTGGCCACTGCCTTGGAGAATCCAGAGAGGCCAAACGAGGAGGACACGGAGCAGAAG GAGGCAGCTCGAGCCAtctgtgcaggcagtgcagtccACCAGGCTGACCAGGCGTGCAGGAGAGTCATCTCTGAGGCCATGCAGGATGCCAAAG GTAGAAGTGTTCTCCCAAGTGAGATGAAGAGCCTGGCAGAAGAACTCAAcaaactgaaagcagaatttttggAAGACTTGAGGCAAGGAAAGACTTTGAAAACCCAATATTCTGACCCTGCTACAAGTGTTATTTCTTCATTCCAACATGAGGCAATCAATgtagtaaataaatatattttaaaataa